DNA sequence from the Pelecanus crispus isolate bPelCri1 chromosome 4, bPelCri1.pri, whole genome shotgun sequence genome:
ttaaaaaataatctctctttTAAAGATGAAGTGTAAGTACTACTAGTGATGGGAAAACTTAATTTCAAGAATGTAATTTAAGGAGGGCAGTAGTGAAAAGTTTTTGTATTAGCTTTGGTTGTCCTCTTAATGACGGTAACTTCCATACCCTAATGCTGAATGGGGTGAGATGAAATGGTAACTTCTGTACAGATGCcatcttcttccctttcctgtgtAGCTAAATAAAACCCCTTCATGAAGATAATTATTACAGAGCATCAGTGAAGAATCTATACAAAGCAAGCATTCCCTACAGGCCTCACTATAAAATTCCATGCCCAGAACATATGGTTGGTGTATCTGTTGTCCTTGTAGCTCGTAATTAAGTCTTTTACATTCAGAAGAGACAGCCAGGATGATAGGTTTTGGATTCATACCTTACAGTTGactactttttcttcctgtccttcTAAAATAAGCATAATGGTCACTACCTTAAAATACATGGAGCCAGGGGAGATAAAGGGtgtcaaaaaggaaataaaaaccaaaaccgaTTTCTTTATTTTGGGCTGCAATAAATTCTTTTAACGCTtaagttttttttaagctgttaaaGCAGGATATCTTGACAATGTGTCTGTAGTAATTTGTATTCATAAATTGTGTGTGTGCGATTATTGTATTATGCTTCTAGTATAGCCTGGATTCAAATGTAATAGTTgatttcccccaccccagaaAAGACCTTTGCTAAGGTAAAACTAAGTAGCTAGTCTAATACTGGAGTTACTAGCATTAGATTTCAGACCAAGAAGTACACTTGtatcaaaatgttattttgcaaAAACTGACAAAAGGGGTTTTTATCCCATTACCAGATTTTTACTACTATTGCATGCTTGCAATctgacaaaaaaccaaacaaaaaaaacccccaaaccccccaccCAAACACCAACCTAGAGCACTGACCTTTCAAGTGACAtctgaagtttctttttcagcattgtTAGCATTTACAGgataaatgtttcatttctggcTGTTACAGTAAATTCATAAGTGCTTTTTTTGCAGTACTAGTGTGATGTAAATATTGCGCCTTACTCACTAGGCTGCGTATTCCATAATTGACTATGTACTTGCTGTATCTGAAGTTAGTGGGAAAGTGCAAATCATAATTTTCAATTTGCCAAGTCATTGCCTTTGTTGTAAATAAGGaattaaagattttatttaaaccGTTCACCTTCTTTCAATTTGATTTACTGCTACAGTAATTTAAGAGAGTGAATGACACATGAATACAACTGTTTTCTCCATGGAAGAAGGGGACCTTAAGTACAACTAGTGCAAGAGTTTgtgctttcagtattttaagGCTTGTATTGAAAAGGAAATTCTTGTTTGAGCTTATGAAGAATCAGAATCTACTTATTTATGCTTGGTTCCTGGTTTCTCTTTATCCATGTAATAGCCATGTTCTAAAAGGAGGCAACTTGGAAAAGCTGGCACCACCTGGAGACTTCAGTCCCCACTGGAGCCACTACTAGAAGTAATCTGATTTCCTGCATGGTAAAAAGGGGCATTGGTAGAAATAGTATCTGAAGGATCAGAGCTGCTGGAAGCTAGGTAGCTGCTGTGCTCTCGCTTTTCAAAAACCTCACACTGAAGAGTTGAATACTTGAAGGTATGTCTATTTGGTGTAAAACTTAGGTACAGAGAAGGGACTTTGATAGGAAAACAGTTAAGtgtttttgttgctgctttcaCAGCATTTCTGGAAAGCTAGTAAGTTATTTCATTATTAGTTAATTATTCCATGTGcacagtatttctgctttttttttttttttctgggagaaaagttatttttttcattgcagtaGCTTATAGGATCATACCTTTCCATTAATTGCTACTAAATTTCCAAAGTAAATTGAAATCTTTCAATGACACCTACCCTGTCTTGAAAACTACTACAACATATTCTACAGCACCACCCGTCAAGTTTATATATAGTTAATTTGCAAATAGCCCTTCACCTTTATATTAACCATATTTGTTCCTCCCTCGTTTTATGCCTAATCTTCTCCCAGCTTTTAATCAGAAGTCTTAAAAGATTGCTCTTGCCTTACTTAACACACTACTTAAACTCAGTAATACTCATTTTCAGCCCTTTACTTAAGCTGAGTAAGAGTAGAAtatgtcttttaatttttaactcaTTTTATTGTCTTACTAATTGCTAAAAAGCTTAATAAATATACCTAACCACTATTATTtaatggttttgcttttatcaGAGGTCTTCCAGCATGAAAAGCCTAAACATTCCTCTACAAAACTGCACTTTGGTGAAAATATCCTGCACCTGCTAGGTTTAGTTGTGTCACACAGTAGATTTTATGgatcacaggttttttttcttttggggtgggttggggtggtggtggtgggggtgtgtgtgttttatttttttaagaaaagctgttttctatGTAGTATGAAAAGCCTCTGTCCCATTGTAATTCACTTATATTTTGTTATGCATTGTACCCCTTGGATAAAGGATGGTATCCAGTTACTTTATCTTCAGAAAACTTGACTCAGTCATTAtctctgttttggaaaaaaaaaaagcaaacaaaaaaacccaaaacaaacaaccaacacaaaccaaaaacctttcCTCCACTCTTCTAGAAGGAACTTCATTACAGCAGTCTATCAGGTGCAGGTTCAGCGGCAGGCTGGGGCAACCACAGCTCCACCAGTCCCTGAAGTTAAACTGAGAGAGCCTATCTGAAACATTTGACCTCGTGAAGAGTACATATGGATCTTGCATGCAGTGAGATTCTAGACAATTTATTTGTGGATGGCTCTTTATACAGGCTCCTGTTAAGGAAACATCAGAGAAATGCCTCTTCTCCATTGAATTGACAGCACAGTATAAAGGAACTTAGCTACAGAAATACCTTGCTAACAGTCTTCCTCCTATCGATACAGAGGCAGAATCAATGCTGAGTTACAAGCTTCGTCAGTCTTCCATTTGGATATAAACTGAATAGAAGGAACTTGTTATCTGCATTAAACCAAAGTATAATGCTGTAGAAGAGATGCAGGAGTACTGTGATGACTGATGTAATATTTTATACAACTTTCATATAGACAAGAGTTCAGGCCCATTATATCACCAAAAATTATTCTCTGAGGGATTCTAAAGAGCTTGCTAGCTTTACCTTCCACTATACAACTTGAGTTATTCAACAGCACTCCTTTACAACTTTTTATAATTGTCTGTGTGCAGCACTAACTTGTGCTACTGCAACTGGAATGGCGTTGCAGTCCCTACCAGAAGGCTAACATCTCAATACACCTCAGCAGGATGCTCTGGCAAGTGAGAACGGGAACTACGGTTTGAGAAACAAGGTCTATCCTGAACAGGCACAGCTGTTTATTCCTGGTACCGGCAtctggatgcttttttttcttactacaAATGATGTGGTAGCAAGAGAAGTCTGTCCCACTGTTGTAGTCGCTGCAATCGCCAGCAATCAGGTTTTTGCTGCAGTGAAGACAATGCTTGGTAAGCATAGCCTTACGGAGCAAGTTCTAGCCCATCAGTGGAACTTAAGTATCTACTattaaagcaacaaaacagCCTTTTTGATCAGTAGATCAAATTTAGACTTTAATATAAATTAACATCAGTGATGTTATGAACAGTCAATTTATGCATAGGTAATTAACCACAACTCAGTTCACACATTCTTCACCGTTTAACTGTAATGCTAATATTGCTTTTATGGTGTTGAACATCAAGCACAAGTTCATCTCCCGCCTGAACTTGGATGGGCTCATCGAGAACAACTGCAGCTTGTTTCCAGTGCGAGGACTCATCAGATGTATTCAAGCTATGGTCTTCATCTAGATGTATGTGATACCAGAAGGGAATTGCAGTGACTCGGCCAGACTTACAAATTTGtacctaaaaatatttaaagtattaaTCAGTTACACCCGtttcaaagaaataagaaagcagaGTAGTTCAAACCATTTCAATCCATTTCAGAGATACCTGCAGACAAGTAAATTTTGTATTGAAATTTTCAGCCAAGGTGAGCAATTaacaagcagctctgcagaacagcagtgaAGCGCACTTCTAACTCTATGTACGCCCAACTCACCTTCACTTCTTTGCTGGAGCTGTTCAAGAGAGGGTTCATGAGATCCAGCCTTAGAAGCTCTGCTGGCTTGCTCAAGGGTAGACACGGTAACGTAGAGAGGTCCAAATACACACGAACAGGTACCTAGGAGCATACACCGTAACTTCAGGCATCaatagtcattaaaaaaatgaaaagttacaAGACTTAAGCATAATGCAGAAGTTTCTAGGAATTACTGTAGTGCCTGTAAGAGACagccaaaatgcaaaataaaaatacacccTTCAAATCCCTTTTGAAATGTGACTGTTAGGATACAAGGTGATGAAGGAGATAGTAACAGCACAGTCACTCTTCTGTACAGTAACGCTGCATCTTTCATTACTCACACAAAACTTCTCCCACATCAGTTCCAAAACAAATGTTACCCATTTTAGTTTCATCTCAAGGTCCCCATCTGGTCACATAAATCTCTCTGGATAACTTCAACAATATGAAAAAGTTTCAGCTCTTCAGTTTTCTTGCAGTTTACACCGAAACTAAAcagccaggcagctgcaggctttGGAACTGTGCCTGGAAGACTCCCACCAACTTCATACCTTGAACTGGTTGATAAAAGGGGCTATGTTAAACCCAAGAGTTGGTTCTGTTCCTTGAACAGCACTCTCCAGTAACAGAGACTCTGATTCTACAAGCATGCCATATACCAACACATACTGTGGGAAAATCTTCCCTCCACTGTGAAGTaaacatctgtaaaatgagaGAGATTTCACCTCTAAAGCACGTCATTCAACAGTAATGAAAGAACATTAACTACATTTAAGAAAGGCACACTAGTTCTTCCTCTGAAGTCAAGTGCTCATAAGCGTTTGAGTTTGATCCCATTTGCCCAGACAGCCGTATCGTACCAAAAGGGAAAACTTGTCACATAATACCTAAACTATGGTACTAGCAATCTTTTCTCAGTGTCAGTATTGGAAACGGCAATATTTCAAGATGAAGATAGTGGGATTTATTCATAGCACCAGCATCTAATACTGAAGGACTGGCAGAAACGCTTAATAAAACTGGAAGTCAGGAAGTACCTACtgttggggggcgggggggcaccaGTTAAGGAGGCAGCATAcccacagagaaacaaaacctcgTGGGAATTTAAGTCACCCTTCTTGAAGTGTTCAACTAAAGTTGACAGCAATACAGGAGACAGCATTTGTTCCTGAAAAAACACCTGAGCCTTGCTTGGTCTCTTGCTACAGAACATCAcactgctgagagcagcagcacaacagAAGCTGTCATTCAGCATAATATCAAACACCTCCAATTCAATACAGATTCTTTTAGGTTTCCTTTTCCTATAGCAGGCTGCTTTTCATAGGAATTGGGTAGCTAAGTAGCGCACTGTTGGATGTATTTTCATGCCAACAGATTTGAGTCTGCGTATGATAAAAATCAGAGTAATTTCCCATTTGTtcttacagcaaaaaaaaatctttcatccAAAGATTTAGAAAAGGTAATGAACATAAGTAGTCTGGAATATTCTGCCATTGCTAAGCGTGAAGATGAACAGAAGATTCCCTAGCACCACAAAAGGGGATACAcctcttttgcattttcttttttagctacctatttccattattttatttctcttgctcTGCATTCcttcccatccctcctgccGTGGGTAACAGctagctttgctgctgcctccctggctgTCCTAACACCATGTCTTTGTCTTTCAGCAGTACCAGTTTGTTCCAACAACAGTTTGACACGCATGTGAATCTGGGCTTTTCTAACCTTGCACTAAAAACTACCTCAGTTATTACTAATGTGCTGGCTATCCTGGGAACTTTTGACAGACCAAGCAGTAAGATCTTCCATTCATATTCTTGCATACAGTATATAAAGAAGTCTATGAAAGTGGTAtcttgacacttttttttttttcccaagagatACATGTATACAATGGTCACACTAGAAACACGCTGAGAGGTTCAACCCGTTCAGAAAACAAGCTTTTCCTGCTCTACAGAACCAACATGACTAATTTTGTCGTTAGaaggaatattttcaaaagttttcagaTAATTACAGATTTCTAGAAATACTTTTGTCCATTTATACTGTACCTGGATATTGCAGCCTTTTCCATCACCTCCTGCTGGATTAAACCTGATGTCTCTATAACATCCAAGATAATAATACTCCATAATTTGTCTGATTTGGGTCTCTGTAGTACCATGCTTTCATCTAAGTGGCTGAGCCAAAACTCTAATGTTTCCTTAGGGAAATGGTTAGCTTCTGAAATTGCATTAAGTGCTGCCTGATGCTGTTCTTTCTCAATAGAACTGTAGGCTTTAACCGATCCAAGTTTGCCAGCTATAATTGGCAGGATGGAGAAGCCTTCGGACACATCTAAAATGTACAAAGGATCAGGAACCACATCTAGAGAGCTCTTGTTTTGACTCTCTTGGAGGTTCATCCCACTGCCATGTCCATCAACATCCATGGACTGCAAGTCCTTACTTGGATTTAACGACAACAGCACTTTGCCCATGGCAGCTTTAAAGCATTCGTGGTATGGTACGTTGTTCAGCAGGGCTATTTCTGTGGATTCCAGCACACATACTCGACCACTGCCATCCTGCTTGCTAGTCGTCTGAAGACCAGCCAAAGCATTACATAATTCAGCTTCATTGCCCAAACTCAGTGTGTCGTCTCTGTCACTGAAGTCCATCCCACACTCTGAAGTCAAAGAAGAAATCTTCTGGATCTTCAAGTAGCAGTCTTGGCAGCAAACTTCCATCATCACAGTATCTCCACTCTTCACAGAATAATCTTGGcaaaacagcacaaagaaaGTCGTGTCAGTTACTTTACAGCAAACATCAGTGAAGCGGCCATatggcacttaaaaaaaaaaaaggcattatcTCGTTTCTTCATTAGTTGTTACTAGTGTGTATGAAAGCATTGTTCTAGTCTGTAGCCCCACAAGCTACAATCTGTGATTGCACATTAACATTTGCTTTAAACTGTCCCACACTAGGCAAAATccatttatttgcaaaacaagCCTTTCTATGATAAATAGATATTACTTTAAGTGTTCTGTCAacagcagagcagaacaaaaacattctggtaaagaaattgcttttgctttgaaatgttaaatattatttacattttaataccTCCTGTAGACAAAGGTAAATTTGTAGTTACATGGAAAACCACAGCTACAGTTTAGAAAGGGTAAtctattcaaaataaattttaccgGAACATTTATGGTGTACAGCTCAAGATAGTCTTTGGATACTCTCTGTGTACGTTCTAAGAAAGTAAATCCACTGATACAGACCAGAATTTCAAAACAAACGTGCCATAGTTtgacaaacatttctttcaatgGCAACCTAGTCTAAAAGAGTCTCTTCCCTCCCCTACACTTTCAGTTGAACCAGTCCATGGCACAGCTGCCCCTACTGTCTATCAATGCTAAATCAGGGGCAGCTGTGGACTACCCCAAGGGTAGAGAGGCCTTTACAGAGAGATCTGTATAGACTCGAGAGCTGGGCAATTACCAACTGTACGGAATTTAACAGAAGCAAGTgccagattctccacctgggatgAGGTAATCCTGGTTGTATGTACAATTTGGGCGAcgaggggctggagagcagccccacagaaagccatctgggggtttgggtggACAGCAAATTGAGTATcagtcaacagtgtgccctggcagccaaaagggccaaccatGTCCTGAGACgcatcaagcacagcacagctagCCGGTCAAGGGAGGCGACtgtcccactctacactgcactggtgtgACCCCACTTGGAGTCCTGTGTGCAGCTTTGGACACCTCAATATAAGAATGACATCGAAGTATTAGCGTTTGTCCAGAGGGTGACCAAGATAGTAAAAGGTCTcaagggcaagacttatgaggagcagctgaggtcacttggattgttcagcttg
Encoded proteins:
- the PRMT9 gene encoding protein arginine N-methyltransferase 9 isoform X2, which codes for MGFRDEAAGYFHKAVKLNPDFADAKENFYRVANWLVERWHFIMLNDTKRNLTYLKAIENAVLSGCKSVLDIGTGTGILSMFAKKAGASFVYACELSKTMYELACDVVAANNMEREIKLLHLKSLDIEIPKHIPERVSLVVTETVDAGLFGEGIVESLIHAWEHLLLEPKPKNQDVSTGDYGRVIPASATIFGMAVECKEIRRHHRVGTQEVAGVRLPNSLQFFSPTYASAGSEETVEPYTTEKLSRIPGGYICLTEPCQVMTVDFNNLQELKSLAARKPWKLSLPVTEGGILDAVVVWFVLQLDDEHTLSTNPCEETCWEQAVYPVQGLLDYSVKSGDTVMMEVCCQDCYLKIQKISSLTSECGMDFSDRDDTLSLGNEAELCNALAGLQTTSKQDGSGRVCVLESTEIALLNNVPYHECFKAAMGKVLLSLNPSKDLQSMDVDGHGSGMNLQESQNKSSLDVVPDPLYILDVSEGFSILPIIAGKLGSVKAYSSIEKEQHQAALNAISEANHFPKETLEFWLSHLDESMVLQRPKSDKLWSIIILDVIETSGLIQQEVMEKAAISRCLLHSGGKIFPQYVLVYGMLVESESLLLESAVQGTEPTLGFNIAPFINQFKVPVRVYLDLSTLPCLPLSKPAELLRLDLMNPLLNSSSKEVKVQICKSGRVTAIPFWYHIHLDEDHSLNTSDESSHWKQAAVVLDEPIQVQAGDELVLDVQHHKSNISITVKR
- the PRMT9 gene encoding protein arginine N-methyltransferase 9 isoform X3, with the protein product MFAKKAGASFVYACELSKTMYELACDVVAANNMEREIKLLHLKSLDIEIPKHIPERVSLVVTETVDAGLFGEGIVESLIHAWEHLLLEPKPKNQDVSTGDYGRVIPASATIFGMAVECKEIRRHHRVGTQEVAGVRLPNSLQFFSPTYASAGSEETVEPYTTEKLSRIPGGYICLTEPCQVMTVDFNNLQELKSLAARKPWKLSLPVTEGGILDAVVVWFVLQLDDEHTLSTNPCEETCWEQAVYPVQGLLDYSVKSGDTVMMEVCCQDCYLKIQKISSLTSECGMDFSDRDDTLSLGNEAELCNALAGLQTTSKQDGSGRVCVLESTEIALLNNVPYHECFKAAMGKVLLSLNPSKDLQSMDVDGHGSGMNLQESQNKSSLDVVPDPLYILDVSEGFSILPIIAGKLGSVKAYSSIEKEQHQAALNAISEANHFPKETLEFWLSHLDESMVLQRPKSDKLWSIIILDVIETSGLIQQEVMEKAAISRCLLHSGGKIFPQYVLVYGMLVESESLLLESAVQGTEPTLGFNIAPFINQFKVPVRVYLDLSTLPCLPLSKPAELLRLDLMNPLLNSSSKEVKVQICKSGRVTAIPFWYHIHLDEDHSLNTSDESSHWKQAAVVLDEPIQVQAGDELVLDVQHHKSNISITVKR